One window from the genome of Planktothrix serta PCC 8927 encodes:
- a CDS encoding ATP-binding protein, translating into MSQSDLTTILIVNNQSIDLQEVLDLFSQTEVDLLVLNPDEAALVINKCFLPDLIFIAVSIPGENDFLFCQQLNTSPLTENIPIVFITESQDPEMIKKGLRLGVIDYLFTCLETEEFLLKVKNYWGMAQSRKRLVHGYHLLEQELELQKQEKLQLKKINNKLEVQLECYSQELAQSQEKLKQEIAECEQIKKALEQSLNQLKITQTQLVNSEKMSALGQMLAGIAHEINNPVNFIYGNLAYIQEYIDDILKIVELYQQYYPDGNPAIEQESEAVELDFILEDLPKMLESMQVGAERIREIVLSLRSFARQDGSKMKAINIHEGIDSTLMILQNRLKLKSGHPAIHVIKEYSPSLPLVECYGGEMNQVFMNILANAIDAIEENNQQKNIEELLVKPSRILIKTEIVNDHNVSIKITDNAGGISEDVLDHLFEPFFTTKPVGKGTGIGLSISQHIVIEKHQGSLRCTSTPGEGTEFIIEIPITQEMPTQKDMYKKQVSISNQGN; encoded by the coding sequence ATGAGTCAGTCTGACTTAACCACTATCTTAATTGTTAATAATCAGTCAATAGACCTCCAGGAAGTATTGGATTTATTCAGTCAAACAGAGGTTGATTTATTGGTTTTGAATCCAGATGAAGCGGCTCTTGTCATCAATAAATGTTTTCTACCGGATTTAATTTTTATAGCCGTTTCAATACCCGGTGAGAATGATTTTCTATTTTGTCAACAGTTGAATACATCTCCTCTGACTGAAAATATTCCGATTGTTTTTATTACTGAATCTCAAGACCCAGAAATGATCAAAAAAGGGTTGCGTTTGGGGGTAATTGATTATCTATTTACTTGTTTAGAAACAGAGGAATTTTTACTCAAAGTCAAAAACTATTGGGGAATGGCTCAATCTCGAAAAAGACTCGTTCACGGCTATCATTTATTAGAACAGGAATTAGAACTTCAAAAGCAAGAAAAGTTACAGCTTAAAAAGATTAATAATAAATTAGAGGTACAACTTGAATGTTATAGTCAAGAATTAGCTCAATCCCAGGAAAAATTAAAACAAGAAATTGCCGAATGCGAACAGATAAAAAAGGCTTTAGAACAGTCTTTAAATCAACTTAAAATTACTCAAACCCAATTGGTTAATAGCGAAAAAATGTCGGCATTAGGGCAAATGTTAGCGGGAATTGCCCATGAAATCAATAATCCTGTTAATTTTATCTATGGGAATTTAGCCTATATTCAAGAATATATCGATGATATTTTAAAGATTGTTGAACTTTATCAACAGTATTATCCTGATGGAAACCCTGCAATTGAACAGGAATCTGAAGCGGTGGAATTAGATTTTATTTTGGAAGATTTGCCCAAAATGTTAGAATCGATGCAAGTTGGAGCCGAACGAATTCGAGAAATTGTGTTAAGTTTACGCAGTTTTGCCCGTCAGGATGGCTCTAAAATGAAAGCCATTAATATTCATGAAGGCATTGATAGCACGTTAATGATTTTACAAAATCGCTTAAAACTTAAATCGGGTCATCCTGCAATTCATGTTATTAAAGAATATAGTCCTTCTTTACCTTTAGTCGAATGTTATGGAGGAGAGATGAATCAAGTTTTTATGAATATTTTAGCTAATGCGATTGATGCTATTGAAGAGAATAATCAACAGAAAAATATCGAAGAGTTACTGGTTAAACCGAGTCGAATTTTGATTAAAACAGAGATTGTTAATGATCATAATGTTTCGATTAAAATTACTGATAATGCGGGCGGAATATCAGAGGATGTGCTTGATCATTTATTTGAACCTTTCTTTACGACAAAACCCGTTGGTAAAGGCACAGGGATAGGTTTATCGATTAGTCAACATATTGTAATTGAAAAACATCAAGGCAGTTTACGATGTACTTCTACCCCCGGAGAAGGAACAGAATTTATTATTGAAATTCCGATTACTCAGGAAATGCCAACTCAAAAGGATATGTATAAAAAACAAGTTTCCATTTCAAATCAGGGAAATTGA
- a CDS encoding GUN4 domain-containing protein yields the protein MLTYHKLANTDITPIDSMSFQCPVCNSSYQKPIPEACLVCGWDLQFNLSIPSGSEPDKKRLDWAKQTWKRLQTLEVSQPKTGSTSKKRLTIADLLPRLQTLELELQQATLERQNLQNSLDWILHYLETLNPELLVDLTPPSPPNCDSNFNSTSPLSEVGIDYSSLIELLAHGDWKTADEYTWQLILYMGEREAEKWLRSEDIERFPCADLNTLNWLWEYYSQGLFSLTNQWQIFYNLEGDYAKFCDQVGWRRGESWIYYEELDFTLNAPPGHLPIIAWRKRACYGVGTTTPDENLLSFFTRLSTCSQP from the coding sequence TTGCTAACATACCACAAACTCGCTAATACCGACATCACCCCCATTGATTCCATGAGCTTTCAGTGTCCCGTTTGTAACTCTTCGTATCAAAAACCAATTCCCGAAGCTTGTTTAGTCTGTGGATGGGATTTACAATTCAATCTATCAATACCGTCAGGTTCAGAACCGGATAAAAAACGTTTGGACTGGGCAAAACAAACCTGGAAACGCTTACAAACGCTGGAAGTTTCTCAACCCAAAACTGGTTCAACCTCAAAAAAAAGATTAACAATTGCCGATCTTTTACCTCGGTTACAAACCTTAGAATTAGAACTTCAACAAGCTACCCTAGAACGACAAAACTTACAAAATTCCTTAGACTGGATATTACATTATTTAGAAACTTTAAACCCTGAATTATTAGTTGATCTAACTCCCCCATCCCCTCCCAATTGTGACTCTAACTTTAATTCGACTTCCCCCTTATCGGAAGTGGGGATAGACTATAGTTCACTGATTGAATTATTAGCTCATGGAGATTGGAAAACAGCAGATGAATATACCTGGCAATTAATTTTATATATGGGAGAACGAGAAGCCGAAAAATGGTTAAGATCTGAAGATATTGAACGGTTTCCCTGTGCGGATTTAAACACCCTAAATTGGCTCTGGGAATATTATAGTCAGGGATTATTTAGTTTAACAAATCAATGGCAAATTTTCTATAATTTAGAAGGAGATTATGCAAAATTTTGTGATCAAGTCGGTTGGCGACGGGGAGAAAGTTGGATTTATTATGAAGAATTAGATTTTACCCTAAATGCACCCCCAGGACATTTACCGATTATTGCTTGGCGAAAACGAGCCTGTTATGGTGTAGGAACTACAACCCCAGACGAAAATTTGTTATCATTTTTTACTCGTCTCTCCACCTGTAGTCAGCCTTGA
- a CDS encoding UPF0175 family protein, which produces MSVIIPDDILRASNLTEDELKLEIAILLYQQGKISSGKVRAWTGITVIEFQHELAKRGLYINYDVEDFQSDVRTLQSMGLL; this is translated from the coding sequence ATGAGTGTCATAATTCCTGATGATATCCTCCGAGCATCAAACTTAACCGAGGATGAACTTAAATTAGAAATCGCCATCTTACTCTATCAACAAGGTAAAATTAGCAGTGGTAAAGTCCGAGCCTGGACAGGAATCACAGTCATTGAATTTCAGCATGAACTAGCTAAACGGGGTTTATATATTAACTATGATGTTGAAGATTTCCAATCCGATGTACGAACACTACAATCAATGGGTTTGTTGTGA